The proteins below are encoded in one region of Ornithinimicrobium avium:
- a CDS encoding lactate racemase domain-containing protein — MPDAATQPTSRLVGGPHQQVSGEELDGLVGRSVAEAGLEGQDVVLVIPDGTRSCPLPLLVGTLHRHLSPVVSSLTAVIALGTHSYMEPHEIDRLLGVGGEGQPESLEAAYPGLSVVNHEWADPDMLVHVGTVPASRISELSGGLLEREAPIVINRYVVESDAAIVVGPVFPHEVVGISGGNKYYIPGVASQEFIDMTHWVGALITSTEIIGTTGITPVRAMINEGAQMIPTRRLALCCVVRSGTGELEAAAFGTPEDAWAATAEIAAETHVNWLEEPMHRVIAVMPTRYDDIWTAAKGGYKTEPAIADGGEVVIYAPHVTEVSEVHHEIYDIGYHCRDYFVKQWEKFEHVPWGVLAHSTHLRGQGTYDAGTGEERLRIRVTLSTQIPREVCERINLGYLDPATVDLEALAQEPGTTVIPNAGEVLYRLRDPEAARTGAGPVD, encoded by the coding sequence ATGCCGGACGCCGCGACCCAGCCGACCAGCCGCCTCGTGGGCGGACCCCACCAGCAGGTGAGCGGCGAGGAGCTCGACGGGCTCGTCGGCCGGTCGGTCGCCGAGGCCGGCCTGGAGGGCCAGGACGTGGTCCTGGTCATCCCCGACGGCACCCGGTCCTGCCCGCTGCCCCTGCTGGTCGGCACCCTCCACCGGCACCTGTCCCCCGTCGTCTCCTCCCTGACCGCGGTCATCGCGCTGGGCACGCACTCCTACATGGAGCCGCACGAGATCGACCGCCTGCTCGGGGTGGGAGGTGAGGGGCAGCCGGAGTCGCTCGAGGCGGCATACCCGGGCCTGAGCGTGGTCAACCACGAGTGGGCGGACCCCGACATGCTCGTGCACGTGGGCACCGTCCCCGCCTCCCGGATCTCCGAGCTGTCCGGGGGCCTCCTGGAGCGGGAGGCCCCGATCGTCATCAACCGGTATGTCGTCGAGTCCGACGCGGCGATCGTGGTCGGACCGGTCTTCCCGCACGAGGTGGTGGGGATCTCTGGCGGCAACAAGTACTACATCCCCGGTGTCGCCAGCCAGGAGTTCATCGACATGACCCACTGGGTCGGGGCGCTGATCACCTCCACCGAGATCATCGGCACGACCGGCATCACCCCGGTCCGGGCGATGATCAACGAGGGCGCGCAGATGATCCCGACCCGGCGCCTGGCGCTGTGCTGCGTGGTGCGGTCGGGCACCGGCGAGCTGGAGGCGGCCGCCTTCGGCACCCCCGAGGACGCCTGGGCGGCGACCGCCGAGATCGCGGCGGAGACCCACGTCAACTGGCTCGAGGAGCCGATGCACCGGGTCATCGCGGTCATGCCGACCCGTTACGACGACATCTGGACCGCGGCCAAGGGGGGCTACAAGACCGAGCCCGCGATCGCCGACGGCGGCGAGGTGGTCATCTACGCCCCGCACGTCACCGAGGTCTCCGAGGTGCACCACGAGATCTACGACATCGGCTACCACTGCCGCGACTACTTCGTGAAGCAGTGGGAGAAGTTCGAGCACGTCCCCTGGGGCGTGCTGGCGCACTCCACGCACCTGCGCGGGCAGGGCACCTACGACGCCGGGACCGGCGAGGAGCGGCTGCGGATCCGGGTGACGCTGTCCACGCAGATACCCCGGGAGGTCTGCGAGCGGATCAACCTGGGCTATCTGGACCCGGCGACCGTCGACCTGGAGGCGCTGGCGCAGGAGCCGGGCACGACCGTGATCCCCAACGCCGGCGAGGTGCTCTACCGGCTGCGCGACCCGGAAGCCGCGCGCACCGGGGCGGGTCCCGTGGACTGA
- the uxaC gene encoding glucuronate isomerase, with protein sequence MTPDGARPSLHPDRLLPADPGTREVARRVYAEVADLPIISPHGHVPPAWLAQDTPFRDPTSLLITPDHYITRLLHASGVELARLGVGREALSEQEARAAFRVFCQHWPVFRGTPMRLWFETVLGQVFGTELVPSAGTADELYDQIATWIAQDTSRPRALMDTFDIAFLATTDDPCDDLAHHRTLAEDPSFLRRVVPTFRPDRYLEPASAVWVADMHRLGEVSGQDTGSYAGWVAAMEERRAYFKAHGAVSTDHSHRDLGTEPLEPVEAERLYSAALARRISTVDGDRLRRHMVCEMVRMASEDGLTMTLHPAVHRDHHPGTLEAYGADVGADIPISVEVTRALQPALARYGTHPNLTLVVFTIDETVYSRELAPLAGFYPSLHVGVPWWFIDAPDAITRFRAAVTESAGFTRTSGFVDDTRAFLSIPARHDMARRLDSGFLARLIAEHRLTEDEAVETARYLVQTQPREVFGL encoded by the coding sequence ATGACGCCCGACGGAGCACGACCGAGCCTCCACCCCGACCGCCTGCTGCCGGCCGACCCCGGCACGCGGGAGGTGGCGCGCCGGGTCTACGCCGAGGTCGCCGACCTGCCCATCATCAGCCCGCACGGCCACGTCCCGCCGGCCTGGCTCGCGCAGGACACCCCCTTCCGTGACCCGACCTCGCTGCTGATCACGCCGGACCATTACATCACCCGGCTCCTGCACGCCAGCGGCGTCGAGCTCGCGCGGCTCGGCGTGGGGCGCGAGGCGCTGTCGGAGCAGGAGGCCCGCGCCGCGTTCCGGGTCTTCTGCCAGCACTGGCCGGTCTTCCGCGGCACGCCGATGCGGCTGTGGTTCGAGACCGTGCTGGGACAGGTCTTCGGCACCGAGCTCGTGCCGTCGGCCGGGACCGCCGACGAGCTCTACGACCAGATCGCGACCTGGATCGCCCAGGACACCTCCCGGCCGCGCGCGCTGATGGACACCTTCGACATCGCCTTCCTCGCCACCACCGACGACCCCTGCGACGACCTGGCCCACCACCGGACGCTGGCCGAGGACCCGTCCTTCCTCCGTCGGGTGGTGCCGACCTTCCGCCCCGACCGCTACCTGGAGCCCGCCTCGGCGGTCTGGGTCGCCGACATGCACCGGCTCGGTGAGGTCTCCGGGCAGGACACCGGCAGCTACGCCGGGTGGGTGGCCGCGATGGAGGAACGCCGCGCCTACTTCAAGGCGCACGGCGCGGTCTCCACCGACCACAGCCACCGCGACCTGGGCACCGAGCCGCTGGAGCCGGTCGAGGCCGAGCGGCTCTACTCAGCGGCTCTGGCCCGACGGATCAGCACCGTCGACGGCGACCGGCTGCGGCGCCACATGGTGTGCGAGATGGTGCGGATGGCCTCCGAGGACGGGCTCACCATGACCCTGCACCCGGCCGTGCACCGCGACCACCACCCCGGCACCCTCGAGGCGTACGGTGCCGACGTCGGCGCCGACATCCCCATCTCGGTCGAGGTCACCCGCGCCCTCCAGCCGGCGCTGGCCCGCTACGGGACGCACCCCAACCTCACCCTGGTCGTCTTCACCATCGACGAGACCGTCTACAGCCGTGAGCTCGCGCCCCTGGCCGGGTTCTACCCGAGCCTGCACGTCGGTGTCCCGTGGTGGTTCATCGACGCGCCGGACGCCATCACCCGGTTCCGGGCCGCCGTCACCGAGTCCGCGGGCTTCACCCGCACCTCGGGCTTCGTCGACGACACCCGCGCCTTCCTGTCCATCCCGGCCCGCCACGACATGGCCCGCCGCCTGGACAGCGGCTTCCTCGCCCGGCTCATCGCCGAGCACCGGCTCACCGAGGACGAGGCGGTCGAGACGGCGCGCTACCTTGTCCAGACCCAGCCCAGAGAGGTGTTCGGCCTGTGA
- the larC gene encoding nickel pincer cofactor biosynthesis protein LarC, which yields MTRHAWIDPSAGVAGDMLLGALLGAGADLDAVRAAVAAVLPGEAGVGTEEVLRAGLAATRAVVTHEGPSPERTWADLRARIGAAVLDARVREEALATFSLLAEVEAQAHGVAADDVHFHEVGAWDSVADVVGVCAALADLGVDRLTCGPVGLGSGTVQTQHGRMPVPVPAVLGVLARSTLVVADDEDLVGECATPTGVALLAALGTMPAAAPSGRVLAVGAGAGSREVPDRANVTRVVLHQPVGEGDVGEETLVEVAATVDDLDPRVWPAVLEELLAHGALDAWTTPVLMKKGRPGTVVSTLSRPEDRRTVVEVLLAHTTTLGVRWHEVRRAALDRTWREVAALGERVRIKVGSRDGLVLSLTPELEDCREVALRLGVPLRVVLRAAEAAAQAEGWESGAAI from the coding sequence GTGACTCGCCACGCGTGGATCGACCCCTCGGCCGGGGTCGCCGGCGACATGCTCCTGGGGGCGCTGCTCGGCGCGGGCGCCGACCTGGACGCGGTGCGCGCGGCCGTCGCCGCGGTGCTGCCCGGAGAGGCAGGTGTCGGCACCGAAGAGGTGCTGCGGGCGGGCCTGGCGGCGACGCGCGCGGTCGTGACGCACGAGGGGCCTTCGCCGGAGCGCACGTGGGCCGACCTGCGTGCCCGGATCGGCGCGGCCGTGCTGGACGCGCGGGTTCGCGAGGAGGCACTGGCGACGTTCTCGCTGCTCGCCGAGGTGGAGGCGCAGGCGCACGGCGTCGCGGCCGACGACGTCCACTTCCACGAGGTCGGGGCCTGGGACTCGGTCGCCGACGTCGTCGGCGTGTGCGCCGCGCTCGCGGACCTGGGCGTGGACCGGCTCACCTGCGGCCCGGTCGGGCTCGGGTCCGGCACGGTGCAGACCCAGCACGGCAGGATGCCGGTCCCGGTGCCCGCGGTGCTCGGCGTCCTGGCCCGAAGCACGCTGGTGGTCGCCGACGACGAGGACCTGGTCGGGGAGTGCGCGACGCCGACGGGCGTGGCCCTGCTGGCCGCCCTGGGAACCATGCCCGCCGCCGCGCCCTCGGGCCGCGTCCTCGCTGTGGGTGCCGGCGCGGGAAGCCGCGAGGTGCCGGACCGCGCCAACGTGACGCGGGTGGTGCTGCACCAGCCGGTCGGCGAGGGTGACGTCGGCGAGGAGACCCTGGTCGAGGTGGCCGCCACGGTCGACGACCTCGACCCGCGCGTCTGGCCCGCCGTGCTCGAGGAGCTGCTCGCGCACGGCGCGCTCGACGCCTGGACGACGCCCGTCCTGATGAAGAAGGGCCGGCCCGGCACGGTCGTCAGCACCCTGTCGCGGCCCGAGGACCGCCGGACGGTCGTCGAGGTGCTGCTGGCGCACACCACCACCCTGGGGGTGCGCTGGCACGAGGTCCGTCGCGCCGCGCTGGACCGGACCTGGCGGGAGGTCGCGGCACTGGGGGAGCGGGTGCGGATCAAGGTCGGCAGCCGTGACGGGCTGGTCCTGAGCCTCACCCCCGAGCTCGAGGACTGCCGGGAGGTCGCGCTGCGGCTCGGGGTGCCGCTGAGGGTCGTGCTGCGCGCCGCCGAGGCCGCGGCTCAGGCCGAGGGCTGGGAGTCCGGCGCGGCGATCTGA
- the larB gene encoding nickel pincer cofactor biosynthesis protein LarB, with protein MTAEEFADFDLDHGRTLRRGYPEAVLCDAKTPDQVRRVAAACRQSSTGAVIFTRADEARAEAVLAELPDARHVPEARLLVWPAEPPPPTGGLVVVLSAGTSDLPVAREAELTAAHLGRRTRLVVDVGVAGLHRVLGHLELLRSARAVVVAAGMDGALPSVVAGLVPAPVVAVPTSVGYGANLGGVAALLTMLNSCAPGVAVVNIDNGYGAGHLAAQIAAPDSQPSA; from the coding sequence GTGACCGCGGAGGAGTTCGCAGACTTCGACCTCGACCACGGCCGGACCCTGCGGCGCGGCTACCCCGAGGCGGTGCTCTGCGACGCCAAGACCCCCGACCAGGTGCGCCGCGTCGCGGCCGCCTGCCGCCAGAGCTCGACCGGCGCGGTGATCTTCACCCGGGCCGACGAGGCCCGGGCCGAGGCCGTCCTGGCCGAGCTCCCCGACGCACGTCACGTGCCCGAGGCCCGACTGCTCGTGTGGCCGGCCGAGCCGCCGCCGCCCACCGGCGGGCTGGTCGTCGTCCTCAGCGCCGGCACCTCCGACCTGCCGGTGGCGCGGGAGGCGGAGCTGACGGCGGCCCACCTCGGCCGGCGCACCCGACTGGTGGTGGACGTCGGTGTGGCCGGCCTGCACCGGGTCCTGGGCCACCTGGAGCTGCTGCGCTCCGCGCGGGCCGTGGTGGTCGCCGCCGGCATGGACGGCGCTCTGCCGTCCGTCGTCGCCGGGCTGGTCCCGGCCCCGGTCGTCGCGGTGCCGACCTCGGTCGGCTACGGCGCGAACCTCGGCGGCGTGGCGGCCCTGCTGACGATGCTCAACAGCTGCGCCCCGGGGGTGGCGGTGGTCAACATCGACAACGGCTACGGCGCCGGCCACCTCGCCGCTCAGATCGCCGCGCCGGACTCCCAGCCCTCGGCCTGA
- a CDS encoding LacI family DNA-binding transcriptional regulator encodes MAVEDAGQKVRVTIYDVAREAGVSASTVSRAFSRPGRVSSATTRRVHEVARRLGYRADTPYRLPSSTSSRVIALAVSDITNPFYFGIIRGAEKAAHDNDFTLMVADARESAHEERRMLERHLPLVDGLVVTSSRLSDTDLRGLARRLPLVVINRQVQGLPCVVPDNARGVRRAVEHLATLGHRRIGYVAGPEASWADGSRWRALREACHELLLTDARVGPVQPTLAGGRTAAQLVLDRGLTAVICYNDLVGVGLLRGLAAMGVEVPGEVSVVGFDNTLPADLVTPGLTTVAQPVTTLGETATRHVISLLTGKADSRDITAVLPVHLEVRQSTGPAPVRAASGSRSR; translated from the coding sequence ATGGCGGTCGAGGACGCTGGCCAGAAGGTTCGGGTGACGATCTACGACGTCGCCCGCGAGGCCGGCGTGAGCGCCTCGACCGTGTCCCGGGCGTTCTCCCGGCCCGGTCGGGTCAGCAGTGCCACCACCCGGCGGGTGCACGAGGTCGCGCGCCGGCTCGGCTACCGGGCCGACACCCCCTACCGGCTCCCGTCCTCCACCAGCTCGCGGGTGATCGCGCTCGCGGTGAGCGACATCACCAACCCCTTCTACTTCGGGATCATCCGGGGGGCGGAGAAGGCGGCCCACGACAACGACTTCACCCTCATGGTCGCCGACGCGCGCGAGTCCGCCCACGAGGAGCGACGGATGCTCGAACGGCACCTGCCGCTCGTCGACGGACTCGTCGTGACCTCCTCGCGGCTGTCCGACACCGACCTGCGCGGACTGGCCCGCCGGCTGCCGCTGGTCGTCATCAACCGGCAGGTCCAGGGGCTGCCCTGCGTGGTCCCGGACAACGCCCGCGGGGTGCGGCGCGCGGTCGAGCACCTCGCCACGCTCGGGCACCGTCGCATCGGCTACGTCGCCGGACCGGAGGCGTCCTGGGCCGACGGCTCGCGCTGGCGGGCGCTGCGCGAGGCCTGCCACGAGCTGCTGCTCACCGACGCGAGGGTGGGTCCGGTTCAGCCGACGCTGGCCGGTGGACGCACCGCCGCACAGCTGGTCCTCGACCGCGGCCTCACCGCGGTGATCTGCTACAACGACCTCGTCGGCGTGGGGCTGCTGCGGGGGCTGGCCGCGATGGGGGTCGAGGTGCCGGGGGAGGTGAGCGTGGTCGGCTTCGACAACACCCTGCCGGCCGACCTGGTCACCCCCGGGCTGACCACCGTGGCCCAGCCGGTCACCACGCTGGGCGAGACCGCCACCCGGCACGTGATCTCCCTGCTCACCGGCAAGGCCGACTCCCGGGACATCACCGCGGTGCTCCCGGTGCACCTCGAGGTGCGTCAGTCCACGGGACCCGCCCCGGTGCGCGCGGCTTCCGGGTCGCGCAGCCGGTAG
- the larE gene encoding ATP-dependent sacrificial sulfur transferase LarE gives MTTAASTPTGPATAPRSVPDRGAPPAHLVDHLDRFTRSLAGVGRLGVAFSGGVDSSVLLALALRELGSERVLAITGVSPSLAARDRSRAASVAEHLGARLLEVETHEIDSPGYRRNDADRCYFCKDELFTVISDELVADQDLDAVAYGENADDALRPDRPGAGAATEHRVLRPLADAGLDKQAVRELGRWLDVPTADTPASPCLASRIPHGQEVTADKLVQVERAEDAVLALGIPEVRVRHHGDIARIEVPPEHLATLVAAHGQLVAQIRRAGFRHVTLDLAGLQSGLFTLDALGLRGAGR, from the coding sequence ATGACGACGGCAGCTTCCACACCGACTGGTCCGGCGACCGCACCGAGGTCCGTGCCCGACCGGGGCGCCCCGCCCGCGCACCTCGTCGACCACCTCGACCGGTTCACGCGCTCCCTGGCGGGGGTAGGCCGTCTCGGTGTCGCCTTCTCCGGCGGCGTCGACTCCTCCGTGCTCCTCGCGCTCGCGCTGCGCGAGCTCGGTTCGGAGCGGGTGCTGGCGATCACCGGCGTCTCTCCCAGCCTGGCCGCCCGGGACCGCTCGCGCGCAGCCTCGGTGGCCGAGCACCTGGGGGCGCGCCTGCTCGAGGTGGAGACCCACGAGATCGACAGCCCCGGCTACCGCCGCAACGACGCCGACCGCTGCTACTTCTGCAAGGACGAGCTGTTCACGGTGATCTCCGACGAGCTCGTCGCCGACCAGGACCTGGACGCGGTCGCCTACGGCGAGAATGCCGACGACGCGCTGCGGCCGGACCGGCCCGGCGCCGGCGCAGCGACCGAGCACCGGGTCCTGCGCCCGCTGGCCGACGCCGGCCTGGACAAGCAGGCGGTGCGCGAGCTGGGCCGGTGGCTCGACGTCCCGACAGCCGACACCCCGGCCTCGCCCTGCCTCGCCTCGCGCATCCCGCACGGCCAGGAGGTGACGGCCGACAAGCTCGTCCAGGTCGAACGGGCCGAGGACGCGGTCCTGGCGCTCGGCATACCGGAGGTCCGGGTGCGCCACCACGGCGACATCGCCCGGATCGAGGTCCCGCCGGAGCACCTCGCCACCCTCGTGGCGGCCCACGGGCAGCTCGTCGCGCAGATCCGCCGTGCCGGATTCCGGCACGTGACCCTCGACCTGGCGGGGCTGCAGTCCGGCCTGTTCACCCTGGACGCCCTGGGCCTGCGGGGCGCCGGGAGGTGA
- a CDS encoding alpha/beta hydrolase: MRLDLTDLLPVRDARLTGDLRSWRDVDLPELGRSAEVYVWLPPGYDEGDDRYPVLYLHDGHNMFLPQRASGGVAWDVDRAMSALARDGIPAVVVAVPCHPTQRGEEYTPYGDPRLGGGRAADYATFLADHLKPAVDEVLRTLPGPEHTLTLGSSLGGLVSAYLWTTRPEVFGAAGMLSPAYYWPTEELGERCLRDLERALASGPPPGRVYLDVGGREHHPDRHVEELYVEHAERLLGALRSAGVPVRYTYDSQGYHFETAWAERFPAAAAWLLRGYAVAPPPSVQADLAAAASSAEQHG, from the coding sequence ATGCGACTCGACCTCACCGACCTGCTGCCGGTCCGTGACGCCCGGCTCACCGGCGACCTACGCTCGTGGCGGGACGTCGACCTGCCAGAACTGGGCCGCAGCGCCGAGGTCTACGTCTGGCTGCCGCCCGGCTACGACGAGGGCGACGACCGCTATCCCGTCCTCTACCTGCACGACGGCCACAACATGTTCCTGCCGCAGCGCGCCTCCGGCGGCGTGGCGTGGGACGTGGACCGGGCGATGAGCGCGCTGGCGCGCGACGGCATACCCGCCGTCGTGGTCGCCGTCCCCTGCCATCCCACGCAGCGGGGCGAGGAGTACACCCCCTACGGCGACCCGCGGCTCGGCGGCGGCCGGGCGGCCGACTACGCGACGTTCCTGGCCGACCACCTCAAGCCGGCGGTCGACGAGGTGCTGCGCACCCTCCCCGGTCCGGAACACACGCTGACGCTCGGCAGCTCGCTCGGCGGGCTGGTCAGCGCCTACCTGTGGACCACCAGGCCCGAGGTCTTCGGCGCCGCGGGGATGCTCTCCCCGGCCTACTACTGGCCGACCGAGGAGCTGGGTGAGCGCTGCCTGCGCGACCTCGAGCGGGCGCTCGCCTCGGGTCCGCCCCCTGGCCGCGTCTACCTCGACGTCGGCGGCCGTGAGCACCACCCGGACCGGCACGTCGAGGAGCTCTACGTCGAGCACGCCGAGAGGCTGCTCGGTGCGCTGCGGAGCGCCGGGGTGCCGGTGCGCTACACCTACGACTCGCAGGGCTACCACTTCGAGACGGCCTGGGCCGAGCGTTTTCCGGCTGCGGCCGCCTGGTTGCTGCGGGGGTATGCCGTCGCGCCACCGCCCTCCGTGCAGGCCGACCTGGCCGCCGCCGCCAGCTCCGCGGAGCAGCACGGGTGA
- a CDS encoding DMT family transporter: MSAPDAAVVAASPDPTRRTRANLLLVLTSAIWGLGFVAQRLGADHMGALSFNAARFGIGALSLLPLIWWFAARDRRAPLVVPGPPAGEVLDEVPPRMGASRSPLLPGLAAGAVLFTAAGLQQLGLESTTAGKASFVTGLYIVLVPVLGLAVGHRATRAIWVGLGVAVPGLYLLSMTEDLTIAPGDMLVLVGAFFWALHILVIDHFVRTVDALRLSAAQFAACALLSAGGALILEEQPFTGLGPALWAVLYGGLFAVGVAYTLQVVAQQDAKASHAALLLSLESVFGALGGWLLLEEVMSPRMLLGCVLMMTGIVVSLRGTETTHET, translated from the coding sequence GTGAGCGCCCCGGACGCGGCCGTCGTCGCCGCCTCCCCCGACCCGACCAGGCGGACGCGCGCCAACCTGCTGCTCGTCCTCACTTCCGCCATCTGGGGCCTGGGGTTCGTCGCCCAGCGCCTGGGTGCCGACCACATGGGCGCGCTGAGCTTCAACGCCGCCCGCTTCGGCATCGGGGCGCTCTCGCTGCTGCCGCTGATCTGGTGGTTCGCGGCCCGGGACCGCAGGGCGCCGCTCGTCGTGCCGGGACCGCCTGCGGGCGAGGTGCTCGACGAGGTTCCCCCGCGCATGGGTGCGAGCCGCTCCCCGCTGCTGCCCGGTCTGGCTGCGGGCGCGGTGCTCTTCACCGCCGCCGGGCTGCAGCAGCTGGGCCTGGAAAGCACGACCGCGGGCAAGGCGAGCTTCGTCACCGGCCTCTACATCGTGCTCGTGCCGGTTCTCGGCCTGGCGGTGGGCCACCGCGCGACGAGGGCCATCTGGGTCGGGCTGGGTGTCGCGGTCCCCGGCCTCTACCTGCTGAGCATGACCGAGGACCTGACGATCGCCCCCGGCGACATGCTCGTCCTGGTGGGCGCCTTCTTCTGGGCGCTGCACATCCTGGTCATCGACCACTTCGTGCGCACGGTGGACGCGCTGAGGCTGTCGGCCGCGCAGTTCGCGGCGTGCGCGCTGCTGTCCGCCGGAGGGGCCCTGATCCTGGAGGAACAGCCGTTCACCGGGCTCGGGCCGGCGCTCTGGGCGGTGCTCTACGGCGGGCTCTTCGCGGTCGGCGTCGCCTACACCCTCCAGGTGGTGGCGCAGCAGGACGCGAAGGCCTCGCACGCGGCGCTGCTGCTGAGCCTGGAGTCGGTCTTCGGGGCACTCGGCGGCTGGCTGCTGCTCGAGGAGGTGATGAGCCCGCGCATGCTGCTGGGCTGTGTGCTGATGATGACCGGGATCGTCGTCTCGCTGCGCGGGACGGAGACCACGCACGAGACCTGA